A DNA window from Methanooceanicella nereidis contains the following coding sequences:
- a CDS encoding PAAR domain-containing protein: MGLPAAKLGDKIVAMDTHIIITPSGAPSPVTLPFNGTINGNVSPNVMIEGKPAATVGSTAMNIPVHIPPGGSFSKPPMNMGTIQIGSATVMINGKPAARAGDTALTCNDPVDLPVGKVVAAGTVMIG; encoded by the coding sequence ATGGGACTTCCTGCGGCGAAACTCGGAGATAAGATAGTGGCGATGGATACGCACATCATCATTACTCCATCGGGCGCGCCGAGCCCGGTCACATTGCCGTTCAACGGCACAATAAACGGTAACGTCAGCCCGAACGTTATGATCGAGGGCAAGCCGGCAGCCACTGTAGGCAGCACGGCAATGAACATCCCGGTCCATATACCGCCCGGAGGTAGCTTTTCAAAGCCTCCGATGAACATGGGCACGATACAGATCGGAAGCGCAACTGTAATGATAAACGGAAAACCGGCCGCACGGGCAGGGGATACTGCCCTGACGTGTAACGACCCTGTAGACCTCCCGGTCGGAAAAGTGGTCGCTGCAGGCACGGTAATGATCGGATGA